In Actinomycetota bacterium, one DNA window encodes the following:
- a CDS encoding AAA family ATPase → MGREAEIGRLAARAEAARLGSPSFVLIEGPAGIGKTALARQAREMAEGFRVLSATGAEDETGLAYGVVDQLLAGLAPGRALSRDHRARPDEQWAAGSALVDLFGTLGAEQPLAVFVDDVHWADGPSLSALAFALRRLRADPVLGVLVGRSGAPLPAGLVRLAGGETGERMELTGLDARELAELAHGLGLRDLPRRTFERLADHTRGSPLHARALLEELSPDDLRSGGPLPAPRAYSSLVLSRLAALAAPARDLVVAAACLGPRCPLGLAARVAGVDDPGAAVDAAVEAGMLSARSRAAGWELAFSHPLVRAAVYEDLGPARRTSLHGRAADLTTGAARLDHRVAAALVEDADLATELEAAATGEAAEGAVGAAAEHMLSAARLSPAAAVGERRLVEAVRLLVLAGNASEASAYAAELARLPASSRRDLVLGHLALLTGRLSDAEALLEASWAGGSHGAEAAHTAAQLAQLMLIQGRGTEAAQWARRAAQAHPEASARVAAVSRLMTGLANSGRAEEALGLVEGFDPPSGTAGLSPADVDRLLGRGVVRLWTDHLEGARDDLLAAVTQVNRWGHLKEAAIFLTHLADAEYRLGLWDDALAHADQAASLAEDSDQAWLLGGTHSMVVFPAAGRGLWELAGAHARRAVEAAAALPETEEANRGYAASAAAHLAWAQGDPTGVVEAVKPILSFRNRAGSYEPGTMPWRELYAEALVTLGRLDEADAVLTPYEELAAERGRRSSQAAASRARGALELARGRPELARQAFALAVEHAAAVPAPFDEALARYCYGRFLRRAGERRAAFAELSGARQTFLAVQAVPFLERADRELAGTGLAPSPRRGPYPSRPPLTPQELAVARLAAAGRTNKEVAAELVVSVKTVEYHLANVFAKLGIRSRRQLVAHVG, encoded by the coding sequence GTGGGGCGGGAGGCCGAGATCGGGCGGCTGGCCGCCCGCGCCGAAGCCGCACGCTTGGGGAGCCCGTCCTTCGTGCTCATCGAAGGCCCGGCCGGGATAGGCAAGACGGCCCTCGCCCGCCAGGCCCGGGAGATGGCCGAGGGCTTCCGGGTGCTGTCGGCCACCGGGGCCGAGGACGAGACCGGCCTCGCCTACGGCGTCGTCGACCAGCTCCTCGCCGGGCTGGCCCCCGGTCGCGCCCTGAGCCGGGACCACCGCGCCCGTCCCGACGAGCAGTGGGCCGCGGGCTCGGCTCTGGTCGACCTTTTCGGCACTCTGGGGGCCGAACAGCCGCTGGCGGTGTTCGTCGACGACGTCCACTGGGCCGACGGGCCGTCGCTGTCGGCCCTGGCCTTCGCCCTCCGGCGGCTCCGGGCCGACCCAGTCCTGGGGGTTCTCGTGGGCCGGAGCGGAGCCCCCCTGCCCGCGGGCCTCGTCCGGCTGGCGGGCGGCGAAACCGGCGAACGGATGGAGCTCACGGGCCTCGACGCCCGCGAGCTGGCCGAACTGGCACACGGCCTGGGCCTGCGCGACCTGCCCCGGCGCACGTTCGAGCGCCTGGCCGACCACACCCGAGGCAGCCCGCTGCACGCTCGCGCCCTGCTGGAGGAGCTCAGCCCCGACGACCTCCGCTCGGGCGGGCCTCTCCCCGCGCCCCGGGCCTACTCGTCGCTGGTGCTCTCCCGCCTGGCCGCGCTGGCGGCCCCGGCCCGGGACCTGGTCGTGGCCGCCGCCTGCCTGGGCCCCCGATGTCCTCTCGGCCTGGCCGCCCGGGTGGCCGGTGTGGACGACCCCGGCGCCGCGGTCGACGCGGCCGTCGAGGCCGGGATGCTCTCGGCCCGGTCCCGGGCCGCGGGCTGGGAGCTGGCGTTCTCGCACCCGCTGGTGAGGGCGGCGGTCTACGAGGACCTGGGCCCGGCCAGGCGAACGTCCCTGCACGGCCGGGCCGCCGATCTCACGACCGGAGCGGCGCGGCTCGATCACCGCGTGGCCGCCGCGCTGGTCGAGGACGCAGATCTGGCGACCGAGCTGGAGGCCGCGGCCACCGGCGAAGCCGCCGAAGGGGCCGTGGGCGCGGCCGCCGAGCACATGCTCTCGGCCGCCCGCCTGTCGCCGGCGGCCGCCGTCGGCGAACGCCGGCTGGTGGAGGCGGTGCGCCTGCTGGTGCTGGCCGGGAACGCCAGCGAGGCCTCCGCTTATGCCGCCGAGCTGGCCCGCCTGCCGGCCAGCTCCCGGCGAGACCTCGTGCTGGGCCACCTGGCCCTGTTGACCGGACGTCTCTCGGATGCCGAGGCCCTCCTGGAGGCATCCTGGGCCGGAGGGTCTCACGGGGCCGAGGCGGCCCACACGGCCGCTCAGTTGGCCCAGCTCATGCTCATCCAGGGCCGCGGGACAGAGGCCGCCCAGTGGGCGCGACGGGCTGCTCAGGCCCATCCCGAGGCCTCGGCCCGGGTGGCCGCCGTCAGTCGCCTGATGACCGGCCTGGCCAACTCGGGGCGGGCCGAGGAGGCCTTGGGCCTGGTCGAGGGCTTCGATCCCCCCAGCGGCACGGCTGGCCTGAGCCCCGCGGATGTCGACCGCCTGCTGGGCCGGGGCGTGGTTCGGTTGTGGACCGACCACTTGGAAGGGGCGAGGGACGACCTGCTGGCGGCCGTCACCCAGGTGAACCGCTGGGGCCATCTCAAGGAGGCGGCCATATTCCTGACCCACCTGGCCGACGCCGAGTACCGGCTGGGCCTGTGGGACGACGCACTGGCCCATGCCGACCAGGCAGCTTCGCTGGCCGAGGACTCCGATCAGGCCTGGCTACTGGGCGGGACGCACTCCATGGTCGTGTTCCCGGCCGCCGGCCGAGGTCTGTGGGAGCTGGCCGGCGCCCATGCCCGCCGGGCCGTCGAGGCCGCCGCCGCCCTGCCCGAGACCGAGGAGGCCAACCGCGGCTACGCGGCCAGCGCGGCCGCCCACCTGGCGTGGGCACAGGGGGACCCCACCGGCGTGGTCGAGGCGGTCAAGCCCATCCTCAGCTTCCGGAACCGGGCCGGTTCCTACGAACCGGGCACGATGCCCTGGCGGGAGCTCTACGCCGAGGCTCTCGTCACGCTGGGCCGGCTGGACGAGGCCGACGCCGTCCTCACGCCCTACGAAGAACTGGCGGCCGAGCGGGGCCGCCGGTCGTCCCAGGCGGCCGCCTCCCGCGCCCGGGGCGCGCTGGAGCTGGCCCGGGGCCGGCCGGAACTGGCCCGCCAAGCCTTCGCGCTGGCCGTCGAGCATGCGGCCGCCGTACCCGCGCCCTTCGATGAGGCGCTGGCCCGCTACTGCTACGGACGGTTCCTGCGCCGGGCGGGCGAGCGGCGGGCGGCGTTCGCCGAGCTGAGCGGGGCCCGGCAGACCTTCCTGGCCGTCCAGGCCGTTCCCTTCCTCGAACGAGCCGACCGAGAGCTGGCGGGTACCGGGCTGGCCCCGTCACCGCGCCGCGGGCCGTACCCCTCTCGCCCGCCGCTCACGCCCCAGGAGCTGGCCGTGGCCCGCCTGGCAGCCGCCGGCCGGACCAACAAGGAGGTGGCGGCCGAGCTGGTGGTCAGCGTGAAGACCGTCGAGTACCACCTGGCCAACGTCTTTGCCAAGCTCGGCATCCGGTCCCGCCGCCAGTTGGTGGCCCACGTGGGCTAG
- a CDS encoding alpha/beta hydrolase encodes MNGERPEWLLVEPEAAMDKVEIGGLEVAYRRQGHGAPLVLLHGAVCDSRVWDDQVEAFSDDFEVIAWDAPGCGKSDDPPGSFRMGDFAACLAGLLDTVGPGPAHVLGHSWGSTLALALCGRRPDLVRSLVLVGAYAGWAGSLPAEEVERRLSFALEMAALGPGRFDPHTMPGLFSDLIPPDRAQRLGAVMAEARPSATVTMARSMAESDLRADLAATAAPTLLVYGEGDQRAGLDVAADLHRRLMSSELVVLAGLGHECYLESPAAFEAAVRPFLAAH; translated from the coding sequence ATGAACGGTGAGCGGCCAGAATGGTTGCTCGTCGAGCCGGAGGCGGCCATGGACAAGGTGGAGATCGGGGGCCTGGAAGTCGCCTATCGGCGCCAGGGTCACGGTGCCCCTCTCGTCCTGCTGCACGGGGCCGTGTGCGACAGCCGGGTGTGGGACGACCAGGTCGAGGCCTTCTCGGACGACTTCGAAGTGATCGCCTGGGACGCTCCCGGCTGCGGGAAGTCCGACGACCCGCCCGGATCGTTCCGGATGGGCGACTTCGCCGCCTGCCTGGCCGGGCTGCTCGACACCGTGGGCCCCGGCCCTGCCCACGTGCTGGGTCACTCGTGGGGTTCGACCTTGGCCCTCGCCCTATGCGGTCGCCGTCCCGACCTCGTGCGCAGCCTGGTGCTGGTGGGCGCCTACGCGGGCTGGGCGGGGTCGCTGCCCGCCGAGGAGGTCGAGCGCCGACTCTCGTTCGCGCTCGAAATGGCCGCCCTCGGGCCGGGCCGGTTCGACCCCCACACGATGCCGGGGTTGTTCTCGGACCTCATTCCCCCCGACCGGGCGCAACGGCTGGGCGCGGTGATGGCCGAGGCCCGCCCGTCGGCCACGGTGACGATGGCCCGATCCATGGCCGAGTCCGACCTGCGAGCCGACTTGGCGGCCACCGCCGCCCCGACCCTTCTCGTCTACGGCGAGGGTGACCAGCGGGCGGGCCTGGACGTGGCTGCTGATCTCCACCGCCGGCTGATGTCGTCCGAGCTGGTCGTCCTGGCTGGTCTGGGCCACGAGTGTTACCTGGAGAGCCCGGCGGCCTTCGAGGCGGCCGTACGCCCCTTCCTGGCCGCCCACTGA
- a CDS encoding MmcQ/YjbR family DNA-binding protein, whose product MVRLDAVAEMAMALPGVTEGERHGHRTWAVGGKVFAWERPFSKADLRRFGDATPPSEPVLAVRVADLSEKEAVLAAGPPAFFTIPHFDGYAAVLVELKAATKRPLRALIVDGWLACAPAPLAEDYVNGERGGRR is encoded by the coding sequence ATGGTCCGGCTCGACGCAGTCGCCGAGATGGCCATGGCCCTGCCCGGGGTGACCGAAGGCGAGCGCCACGGTCACCGCACGTGGGCGGTGGGCGGCAAGGTGTTCGCGTGGGAGCGGCCCTTCAGCAAGGCCGACCTCCGGCGGTTCGGCGACGCCACGCCCCCGAGCGAGCCCGTCCTGGCCGTGCGGGTGGCCGACCTGAGCGAGAAGGAGGCCGTCCTCGCCGCCGGCCCGCCTGCCTTCTTCACCATCCCCCACTTCGACGGCTACGCGGCGGTGCTGGTGGAGCTGAAGGCCGCGACCAAGCGGCCCCTGCGTGCCCTCATCGTGGACGGCTGGCTGGCGTGCGCACCGGCCCCGTTGGCCGAGGACTACGTCAACGGGGAACGGGGCGGGCGTCGCTGA